A genomic segment from Halomonas sp. GD1P12 encodes:
- a CDS encoding NAD-dependent protein deacetylase, translating into MKNPTDIEQAGEELAAFIAGHPRLFIITGAGVSTDSGIPDYRDANGQWKCSPPVQHADFMGNLHVRRRYWARALIGFKALGSAQVGGSHRVLAELEARGFVEMLVTQNVDRLHQRAGSKRVVDLHGRADTVSCMRCGYSMMRYAMHAEMARMNPRFAAMDAAHAPDGDADLETDFSSFRVYDCPRCRGVMKPDVVYYGDVVPKARRLEAEAALARSSAVLAVGTSLMVFSGYRFCREAHAKGLPVASLSLGVTRADPLLSHQWRAPLTPVLAHALEYLDRAS; encoded by the coding sequence ATAAAAAATCCAACCGATATCGAGCAGGCGGGCGAGGAGCTGGCGGCGTTCATCGCTGGCCATCCGCGCCTTTTCATCATTACCGGGGCCGGGGTCAGCACCGATAGCGGCATTCCCGATTACCGCGACGCCAACGGCCAGTGGAAGTGCTCACCGCCGGTGCAGCACGCTGACTTCATGGGCAACCTTCACGTGCGAAGGCGCTACTGGGCCCGCGCCCTGATCGGCTTCAAGGCGCTGGGTAGCGCTCAGGTGGGCGGCTCTCACCGGGTGCTGGCTGAGCTCGAGGCGCGCGGTTTCGTCGAAATGCTGGTGACGCAGAACGTCGACCGGCTTCACCAGCGCGCGGGATCCAAACGGGTGGTCGACCTGCATGGCCGCGCCGATACGGTCAGCTGCATGCGCTGCGGCTACTCGATGATGCGCTACGCCATGCACGCGGAAATGGCGCGCATGAACCCGCGCTTCGCCGCCATGGACGCGGCCCACGCCCCGGACGGCGACGCGGATCTGGAAACCGACTTCTCGAGTTTTCGCGTTTACGACTGCCCGCGCTGTCGCGGCGTCATGAAGCCTGATGTCGTCTACTACGGTGACGTGGTGCCGAAAGCGCGCCGGCTAGAAGCCGAAGCGGCGCTTGCGCGCTCAAGCGCCGTATTGGCGGTGGGCACCTCGCTGATGGTGTTCTCCGGCTACCGGTTTTGCCGCGAGGCGCACGCCAAGGGCCTGCCGGTGGCGTCGCTGTCGCTGGGCGTAACTCGCGCCGATCCGCTGCTTTCTCACCAGTGGCGGGCGCCGCTGACGCCGGTGCTGGCTCACGCGCTTGAGTATCTTGATCGCGCGTCCTAG
- the dinB gene encoding DNA polymerase IV: protein MRKIIHCDCDCFYAAVEMRDNPALTDIPIAIGGSVEQRGVVATCNYPAREYGIHSAMPMGQALKRCPHLTIVRGDMPKYKEVARQVFAIYREMTELIEPLSLDEAYLDVSEVTQFKGSATLMAQAIRERVQKDVGITVSAGVAPNKFLAKIASDWNKPDGLFVIAPGEVERFVEQLPVKKIHGVGPRTAEKMASLDIHTCLDLQARPLTELIEHFGRFGKRLHELSRGFDERPVKTHRERKSISTEQTYSQDLPTLEACRGELPELLQDLERRYARLDPPPAVKGLMVKVKFNDFTQTTVEHADPAPDMAQFETLLNVGWARKSRPVRLLGVGYRLADGAPDTQLSLF, encoded by the coding sequence GTGCGCAAGATTATTCACTGTGACTGCGACTGCTTTTACGCGGCGGTTGAAATGCGCGACAACCCGGCGCTGACGGACATTCCCATCGCCATTGGCGGCAGCGTCGAGCAGCGAGGGGTGGTGGCGACCTGCAACTACCCGGCACGCGAGTACGGCATCCACTCGGCGATGCCCATGGGGCAGGCGCTCAAGCGCTGCCCGCACCTGACGATCGTGCGCGGCGACATGCCCAAATACAAGGAGGTCGCCCGGCAGGTTTTTGCCATTTACCGCGAGATGACCGAGCTGATCGAGCCGCTATCGCTGGACGAAGCGTATCTGGACGTTTCCGAGGTGACGCAGTTCAAGGGCAGCGCCACGTTGATGGCCCAGGCCATTCGCGAGCGGGTGCAAAAGGACGTGGGGATCACCGTATCCGCCGGGGTCGCACCGAATAAGTTTCTGGCCAAGATCGCCAGCGACTGGAACAAGCCCGACGGCCTTTTTGTCATCGCCCCAGGGGAGGTCGAGCGCTTCGTCGAGCAGCTCCCGGTCAAGAAGATTCACGGCGTGGGCCCGCGCACCGCCGAGAAAATGGCGAGTCTGGATATCCACACCTGCCTCGATCTGCAAGCGCGCCCGCTGACCGAGCTGATCGAACACTTTGGCCGCTTCGGCAAGCGCCTGCATGAGCTGAGCCGGGGCTTTGATGAGCGCCCGGTGAAGACCCATCGCGAACGCAAGTCGATCAGCACCGAACAGACCTACTCTCAGGATCTGCCGACACTCGAGGCGTGCCGGGGCGAACTTCCCGAACTCCTGCAGGACCTGGAGCGGCGCTATGCCCGGCTCGACCCACCGCCGGCGGTGAAAGGGCTGATGGTCAAGGTGAAATTCAACGACTTTACCCAAACCACCGTCGAACATGCCGACCCGGCCCCGGACATGGCCCAGTTCGAAACGCTTTTGAACGTTGGTTGGGCCCGCAAAAGCCGCCCGGTACGCCTGCTGGGCGTGGGGTACCGCTTGGCCGACGGCGCGCCTGATACCCAGCTCTCGCTCTTTTGA
- a CDS encoding UbiH/UbiF/VisC/COQ6 family ubiquinone biosynthesis hydroxylase — MQQDHDIIIIGGGMVGAALAARLGKSGRRVALIERGAPPKAAEGDYDLRISSLNKRSLEFIEASGAQLPLERTAAFRHIEVWNQEGTGHSLFSARDSDLEQFGLFIENIALQHALWQRLENMPSVTLYTGTTLVATLASGCGRTVELDNGKTLSAELVVGADGANSRLRELAGIDIATHDYRQRAMIINVETALPQQDVSWQCFTPTGPLAMLPLPGHRASLVWYDEPNAIQAREALDDDALMDAIEAAFPKRLGSITRVVARASFPIKRQHARSYTAKRLALMGDAAHVVHPLAGQGLNIGLHDADTLAEQILKHVDAGDASALQHYEWHRRLANQAMIAATDGFHHLFTGAKPLRQLGDLSLHLAERLPLAKRLMMRQANGLNPFKIW, encoded by the coding sequence ATGCAGCAGGATCACGACATCATCATCATTGGCGGCGGCATGGTCGGGGCGGCGCTGGCCGCGCGGCTGGGCAAGAGTGGGCGCCGCGTGGCACTGATCGAGCGAGGCGCGCCGCCCAAGGCGGCCGAAGGCGATTATGACCTGCGCATCTCCTCGCTCAACAAGCGCTCGCTCGAGTTCATCGAGGCAAGCGGCGCCCAGCTCCCCCTGGAGCGCACCGCCGCGTTTCGCCATATCGAGGTGTGGAACCAGGAAGGCACCGGGCATAGCCTCTTTTCGGCCAGGGACAGCGACCTGGAGCAGTTTGGGCTTTTCATCGAGAACATAGCGCTTCAGCACGCGCTTTGGCAGCGGCTTGAAAACATGCCGAGTGTGACGCTCTACACCGGCACTACCCTGGTCGCCACCCTTGCCAGCGGCTGCGGGCGCACAGTGGAGCTCGATAACGGCAAAACCCTGAGCGCCGAGCTGGTGGTCGGCGCTGACGGCGCGAATTCCAGGCTCCGGGAGCTGGCCGGCATCGACATCGCCACCCACGACTACCGCCAGCGCGCGATGATCATCAACGTCGAAACCGCGCTCCCCCAGCAAGATGTGAGCTGGCAGTGCTTCACGCCCACCGGGCCGCTGGCCATGCTGCCGCTGCCCGGCCACCGCGCCTCACTCGTGTGGTACGACGAACCCAACGCCATTCAGGCGCGCGAGGCGCTGGACGACGACGCGCTGATGGACGCCATTGAAGCGGCGTTTCCCAAACGCCTGGGCAGCATTACTCGCGTGGTGGCCCGCGCAAGCTTCCCCATCAAGCGCCAGCACGCCCGAAGCTATACCGCCAAGCGCCTGGCGCTGATGGGCGACGCCGCCCACGTGGTGCACCCGCTGGCGGGCCAGGGGCTGAATATCGGCCTGCACGACGCCGACACCCTGGCCGAGCAAATTCTCAAGCACGTTGATGCCGGCGACGCCTCCGCGCTTCAACACTACGAGTGGCACCGGCGCCTCGCCAATCAGGCGATGATCGCCGCCACCGACGGTTTTCATCACCTGTTCACCGGCGCCAAACCGCTGCGCCAGCTCGGCGACCTGAGCCTGCACCTGGCCGAGCGCCTGCCGCTGGCCAAGCGTCTGATGATGCGCCAGGCCAACGGGCTGAATCCGTTCAAGATTTGGTAA
- a CDS encoding ribonuclease Z, protein MNLLFLGTSAGTPTKARNFSGLALRERTGKGWYLIDCGEATQHQLLHTPLSLHGLRAVLITHVHGDHCYGLPGLLASASMNGRTETLTIIAPQAIKTWIMATCEATQLRLSFEMTFIFTETLPEVEFDALTVATTRLSHGVDSFAYRFTEKPLPALDTEKLITRGVPRGPLWGQLSKGEEVEWQGETLKGEDFLRLDQLPCKIVVAGDNDRPELLASACEGAQVLVHEATYTGAMAEKAAVVRHSYAGQVAGFAEAAGLPYLVLTHFSPRYQSRAEPSSSIEEIREEAERVYSGTLYLARDFLEFTLDKSGHFREVADE, encoded by the coding sequence ATGAACCTTCTGTTTCTCGGCACCTCCGCCGGTACGCCCACTAAAGCGCGCAACTTTTCCGGGCTGGCGCTTCGCGAGCGCACCGGCAAGGGCTGGTATTTGATCGACTGCGGCGAGGCGACTCAGCATCAGCTTCTGCATACGCCGCTGTCACTTCATGGGCTGCGCGCGGTTTTGATTACCCACGTGCACGGCGATCACTGCTATGGGCTTCCGGGGTTGCTCGCGAGCGCGTCGATGAACGGGCGTACCGAGACGCTGACGATCATCGCCCCGCAGGCGATCAAGACGTGGATCATGGCCACCTGTGAGGCTACCCAGCTTCGGCTGTCGTTCGAGATGACGTTCATCTTCACTGAGACGCTTCCCGAGGTCGAATTCGACGCGCTGACGGTCGCCACGACGCGCCTTTCCCATGGGGTGGATTCCTTCGCCTACCGCTTTACCGAAAAGCCTCTGCCTGCGCTCGATACCGAAAAACTGATCACACGCGGCGTGCCGCGCGGCCCGCTGTGGGGGCAGCTCAGTAAAGGCGAGGAGGTCGAGTGGCAGGGCGAGACGTTGAAGGGCGAGGACTTTCTCAGGCTCGATCAACTGCCCTGCAAAATCGTCGTGGCCGGTGATAACGACCGCCCGGAGCTTTTGGCCAGCGCCTGCGAAGGCGCCCAGGTACTGGTGCACGAAGCCACCTACACCGGCGCGATGGCCGAGAAAGCCGCCGTGGTGCGCCACAGCTATGCAGGGCAGGTGGCCGGATTCGCCGAGGCCGCAGGGCTACCGTATCTGGTGCTGACGCACTTCAGCCCGCGCTATCAGTCGCGCGCCGAGCCGTCGTCGTCGATCGAGGAGATCCGCGAGGAGGCCGAGCGCGTGTACTCGGGCACGCTTTACCTGGCGCGCGACTTTCTGGAATTTACTCTGGATAAATCGGGTCATTTTCGTGAAGTGGCGGATGAGTGA
- a CDS encoding protein adenylyltransferase SelO, with protein MLTFEHDYTRLPEPLWLACEPSGVCAPALIAFNEALARKLGASDVPDDDTLAQWFSGNTIPDGAKPMALGYAGHQFGNFVPQLGDGRALLLGDVVDAEGRRFDIQLKGSGRTPFSRGGDGRSPLGPVLREYLVSEFMAAVGVPTTRALAAVASGERVARQMPEPGAVFTRVASSHVRVGTFQFAARHGEETTRALADYVIARHYPEAREQDDPYLALLECVTRRQAELVARWMSLGFIHGVMNTDNTSISGETIDYGPCAFMEQFDPRKVFSSIDEGGRYAFNNQPAVAQWNLARFAETLLPLMNVQGEEGVALAVEVIRGFEAHFDKTRQALRIAKLGLAENGGDTADTLMDALETVMHQGRMDMTATFDALTHYADSFETQRREALLALSHQPEALDAWLEQWRAAPLLNDATRFDAMRRANPVVIPRNHRVKEVIDAAIEGDFAPFHTLLSVVSAPFDESVEARRLAAPATDSQAVLRTFCGT; from the coding sequence GTGCTGACATTCGAGCATGACTATACCCGGCTCCCTGAACCGCTGTGGCTCGCCTGCGAGCCTTCCGGTGTGTGCGCCCCGGCGCTGATCGCCTTCAACGAGGCGCTGGCCCGAAAACTCGGCGCAAGCGACGTGCCTGACGACGATACGCTCGCCCAGTGGTTCAGCGGCAACACGATTCCCGACGGCGCGAAGCCCATGGCGCTTGGCTACGCCGGCCACCAGTTCGGCAACTTCGTACCGCAGCTCGGCGATGGCCGCGCGCTGCTGCTGGGCGACGTGGTGGACGCCGAGGGTCGACGTTTCGATATTCAGCTCAAGGGCAGCGGGCGCACGCCGTTCTCGCGTGGTGGCGACGGGCGCTCGCCGCTGGGGCCAGTGCTGCGTGAATATCTGGTCAGCGAGTTCATGGCCGCGGTGGGCGTGCCCACCACACGGGCGCTGGCGGCGGTGGCCAGCGGCGAGCGCGTAGCGCGCCAGATGCCGGAGCCCGGCGCGGTGTTCACCCGCGTGGCTTCGAGCCACGTGCGCGTGGGCACCTTCCAGTTCGCCGCTCGCCACGGTGAGGAGACTACCCGTGCGCTGGCGGACTACGTCATTGCGCGCCACTACCCCGAGGCGCGCGAACAGGATGATCCGTATCTGGCGCTTCTGGAGTGTGTCACTCGCCGCCAGGCCGAGCTCGTGGCGCGCTGGATGAGCCTGGGCTTCATCCACGGCGTGATGAACACTGATAACACCAGCATCAGTGGCGAAACCATTGATTACGGCCCCTGCGCCTTCATGGAGCAGTTCGACCCGCGCAAGGTGTTCAGCTCGATCGACGAGGGCGGGCGCTACGCCTTCAACAACCAGCCGGCGGTCGCCCAGTGGAATCTGGCCCGCTTTGCCGAAACCTTACTGCCGCTGATGAACGTGCAGGGCGAGGAGGGCGTGGCGCTGGCGGTCGAAGTGATTCGCGGCTTCGAGGCGCACTTCGATAAAACCCGGCAGGCGCTTCGCATCGCCAAACTCGGGCTCGCCGAGAATGGCGGTGATACCGCCGACACGCTGATGGACGCACTCGAGACAGTGATGCATCAGGGGCGCATGGACATGACCGCCACCTTCGATGCGCTGACCCACTACGCCGACAGTTTCGAGACGCAACGTCGCGAGGCGCTGCTGGCGCTTTCCCATCAGCCCGAAGCGCTCGATGCGTGGCTCGAGCAGTGGCGCGCGGCGCCGCTTCTAAATGATGCCACGCGATTTGACGCCATGCGCCGGGCCAACCCGGTCGTGATTCCGCGCAATCATCGCGTGAAAGAGGTGATCGACGCCGCGATCGAAGGCGATTTCGCGCCGTTTCATACGCTGTTGAGCGTGGTGAGTGCGCCGTTCGATGAGTCCGTCGAGGCGCGTCGGCTGGCCGCGCCGGCCACCGACAGCCAGGCGGTACTGCGCACCTTCTGTGGCACCTAA
- a CDS encoding TRAP transporter small permease, protein MRVFEAIEKASRFLNRIGAAIAVALIVYMFGHIIVEIAMRLFGRSTFILDEYIGYAVATMAFLGLPYVLEKGGLIRVSLLMDRVPGPARWPLELFSSLVTAGCFFWLSTFWLQNVQRSYQRGVVSETLAETPIWLPESAILVGMWLISLTLLVRALKIVLLRSRYVSPTA, encoded by the coding sequence ATGAGGGTTTTCGAAGCCATCGAAAAGGCGTCGAGATTTCTCAATCGGATAGGCGCCGCCATTGCGGTGGCGCTCATCGTTTACATGTTCGGCCATATCATCGTCGAGATTGCGATGCGCCTTTTTGGCCGCTCGACGTTCATTCTGGATGAGTACATCGGCTACGCCGTGGCGACCATGGCATTTTTGGGGCTGCCTTACGTGCTGGAGAAGGGCGGGCTGATTCGGGTATCGCTGTTGATGGATCGCGTTCCCGGCCCTGCAAGGTGGCCGCTGGAGTTATTCAGCAGCCTGGTCACCGCCGGCTGTTTTTTCTGGCTCTCCACGTTCTGGCTGCAGAACGTACAGCGTAGCTACCAGCGCGGCGTGGTCAGCGAAACCCTGGCCGAAACGCCGATCTGGCTACCGGAAAGCGCCATTCTTGTCGGCATGTGGTTGATTTCGCTGACGCTGCTGGTGAGAGCGCTCAAAATCGTGCTGCTGCGCTCGCGCTACGTCTCCCCTACCGCTTAA
- a CDS encoding TRAP transporter large permease: MDIFWTAVGVALLLVFFLSMGTWIFASMLAVSIGSLWLFGDFSADRIGLIFSRVLYRASNSWELSAIPLFILMGELIFRSNLSERLFKGLVPITSRLPGGILHTNVLGCTLFAAVSGSSAATTATIGKITTQELKARGYDRNLSIGSLAGAGSLGLLIPPSIVMIVYGVQAEVSISQLFMAGVVPGLVIALLYSSYIGARALMSPGLAPKQVAHTQSIGQSILLLLPILILIAIVIGSIYSGIATPSEAAAVGVAATLVLLAVERQINVAMLIEAFRGTLITSIMVCSLLITATLLSTAMGYLHLPRELASWIAAQNFSPTMLLVALAIFYIALGLFLDGISITVMSLPITLPIVLLAGFDPIWFGIFLIIMIELGQITPPVGFNLFVLQSLTGESIGRVALASLPFFLLMCLAAVIISVWPELALWLPRYMTG; encoded by the coding sequence ATGGATATTTTCTGGACGGCTGTCGGCGTGGCGCTGTTGCTGGTGTTTTTCCTCTCCATGGGGACCTGGATTTTCGCCTCGATGCTGGCGGTGTCCATCGGGTCGCTATGGCTTTTCGGAGATTTCAGCGCCGACCGTATCGGCTTGATCTTTTCGCGGGTGCTGTACCGCGCCAGTAACAGTTGGGAGCTTTCTGCCATACCGCTGTTCATTCTGATGGGGGAGCTGATCTTTCGCTCCAACCTGTCGGAGCGCCTTTTCAAGGGATTGGTGCCGATCACCAGTCGGCTGCCGGGCGGTATTTTGCACACCAACGTGTTGGGCTGCACGCTGTTTGCCGCGGTAAGCGGCTCGAGCGCGGCCACGACCGCCACCATCGGCAAGATCACGACCCAGGAGCTCAAGGCGCGCGGCTACGACCGTAACCTTTCGATCGGCTCACTCGCGGGGGCGGGCAGCCTGGGGCTGTTGATTCCGCCGTCGATCGTGATGATCGTCTACGGCGTGCAGGCGGAGGTGTCGATCAGCCAGCTGTTCATGGCCGGCGTGGTGCCAGGGCTTGTGATCGCGCTACTCTATAGCAGCTATATCGGCGCACGGGCACTGATGTCGCCGGGCCTGGCGCCCAAACAAGTAGCGCATACGCAGTCCATCGGCCAGTCGATTCTGCTGCTGCTACCGATTTTGATACTGATCGCGATCGTGATCGGCTCGATCTACAGCGGTATCGCCACGCCTTCCGAAGCGGCGGCGGTGGGCGTAGCTGCCACGCTGGTGCTGCTGGCCGTTGAGCGCCAGATCAACGTCGCGATGCTGATTGAGGCGTTTCGCGGCACGCTGATCACCTCGATCATGGTGTGTAGCCTGCTGATCACGGCGACGCTGCTCTCTACGGCGATGGGCTATCTGCACCTGCCGCGCGAGCTTGCAAGCTGGATTGCGGCGCAGAACTTCAGCCCCACGATGCTTCTGGTGGCGCTGGCGATTTTCTATATCGCGCTGGGGCTCTTTCTGGATGGGATTTCGATCACGGTCATGAGCCTGCCCATTACGCTGCCGATCGTGCTGCTGGCCGGCTTCGATCCGATCTGGTTCGGCATCTTTTTGATCATCATGATCGAGCTTGGTCAGATCACGCCGCCGGTCGGCTTCAATCTCTTCGTGTTGCAGAGCTTGACCGGCGAAAGTATCGGCCGCGTAGCGCTGGCGTCGCTGCCGTTTTTCCTTCTCATGTGTCTGGCAGCGGTGATCATCAGTGTCTGGCCGGAACTCGCGCTGTGGCTGCCGCGCTATATGACCGGTTGA
- a CDS encoding DNA-3-methyladenine glycosylase, with product MALSDSADVAPFSTPLPRGFYDRDTLEVAQDLLGCQLVRRVEGELIAATIVETEAYRGATDSACHAHRRKTPRTEAMFGPPGHAYVYLVYGMHWLLNIVTQPEGNPCAVLVRAVEPCLNEDAMRRARVARNRELSNGPGKLTRALSIDKALYGEDMTRADKLWVAQGPTSQRVATGPRVGIDYASPADRDAPWRLWIADNPWVSKAR from the coding sequence ATGGCGCTTTCCGATTCTGCAGACGTTGCACCCTTCTCCACGCCCCTGCCCCGCGGTTTTTACGACCGCGACACCCTGGAGGTCGCCCAGGACCTACTGGGCTGCCAGCTGGTGCGCCGCGTGGAAGGCGAGCTAATCGCCGCGACCATCGTGGAAACCGAGGCCTATCGGGGGGCAACGGACTCCGCCTGCCACGCCCACCGGCGCAAGACGCCGCGCACCGAGGCGATGTTCGGCCCGCCCGGCCACGCCTACGTCTATCTGGTGTACGGCATGCATTGGCTGTTGAACATCGTTACCCAGCCGGAAGGCAACCCCTGCGCGGTGCTGGTACGCGCCGTCGAGCCCTGCCTGAACGAGGACGCCATGCGACGGGCGCGCGTGGCGCGAAATCGCGAGCTTTCCAACGGCCCGGGCAAGCTCACCCGGGCGCTTTCGATCGACAAGGCCCTGTACGGCGAGGACATGACCCGCGCAGACAAGCTCTGGGTCGCCCAGGGCCCCACCTCACAGCGCGTCGCGACCGGCCCGCGCGTGGGCATCGACTACGCCTCGCCTGCCGATCGCGACGCGCCCTGGCGGCTCTGGATCGCAGACAACCCGTGGGTTTCCAAAGCGCGCTAG
- a CDS encoding alpha/beta fold hydrolase has protein sequence MTPSRPLLVFAHANGFTGASYRSLLAPLAEHFELGPIDRVGHHPRYPVNRNWGNLVDELLHYLPTHRKVFGVGHSLGGTLMAMAALREPERFFGVVMLDPPLMLGMDAWAMKAAKRFGFVDRITPAGKTKGRRSVWPSREAMAHSLGRRGIFRGFTTEALNDYVETGTTLRDDGQAELVFEPRVEVAIFRNLPDHLSSKLTKIRVPVEIVAGDRSDLLTPGRIARLTRKGLRVSRVPGGHMFPMEHPDETRAAIINAWQRLAP, from the coding sequence ATGACGCCCTCCCGCCCTTTGCTGGTATTTGCCCACGCCAACGGCTTTACCGGCGCCAGCTACCGAAGCCTTTTGGCGCCGCTTGCCGAGCACTTCGAGCTTGGCCCCATCGACCGGGTGGGTCACCACCCGCGCTATCCGGTAAACCGCAACTGGGGCAACCTGGTCGACGAGCTGCTGCATTATCTGCCCACCCACCGAAAAGTGTTTGGCGTCGGACACTCTTTGGGCGGCACGCTCATGGCCATGGCGGCGTTGCGCGAACCCGAGCGCTTTTTTGGGGTGGTCATGCTCGACCCGCCGTTGATGCTGGGCATGGATGCCTGGGCGATGAAAGCGGCCAAGCGCTTTGGCTTCGTCGATCGTATTACCCCGGCGGGCAAAACCAAGGGGCGGCGCAGCGTCTGGCCAAGCCGCGAAGCGATGGCCCACTCGCTGGGCCGCCGCGGCATCTTTCGCGGCTTTACCACAGAGGCGCTCAACGACTATGTTGAAACAGGCACGACGCTTCGCGACGACGGCCAAGCGGAGCTGGTATTCGAGCCGCGAGTGGAAGTGGCGATCTTTCGCAACCTGCCGGACCACCTGTCGTCGAAACTGACCAAAATCCGGGTGCCGGTGGAGATCGTTGCCGGCGACCGCTCGGATCTTTTAACGCCGGGCCGTATCGCGCGACTCACCCGCAAGGGCCTGCGCGTAAGCCGCGTACCCGGCGGGCACATGTTCCCGATGGAGCACCCGGACGAGACCCGCGCGGCGATCATCAACGCCTGGCAACGGCTTGCGCCCTAA
- a CDS encoding TRAP transporter substrate-binding protein produces MKALNPYLRRRTAGKSLLTALGLALASGQAYAQSFSLDFSNEYNASSIHAQGDAYFIDKVNELTGGDISITLHTGGALGFNSGDHFYAVADGAVDIADTLSGTMSGVDSIFLLSSLPFLVSDIEDARQLYDIAKPYYEEVFADNDQVLLYASPWPPSGIWSKDDIQSADDLQNLKIRTFDRSGTETFRNVGAAPVSLSWGDVVPQLATGGISAVLTSAEAGANGSFWEHQNYFSAVQYAIPLNMVHMNKAVFDSFSEEQQQAVLEAARLTDQHNWAAVETRTEENYQTLADNDVIVNDPMAQALTDALSEASTSVVENWVESTGETGETILDEFRSQQ; encoded by the coding sequence ATGAAAGCGCTCAATCCATACCTTCGCCGGCGCACGGCCGGTAAAAGCCTGCTCACCGCTCTTGGGCTGGCCCTGGCTAGCGGCCAGGCGTACGCCCAGTCCTTTAGTTTGGACTTCTCCAACGAGTACAACGCAAGCTCTATTCATGCCCAGGGCGATGCCTACTTCATCGACAAGGTGAACGAGCTGACCGGCGGCGATATCAGCATCACGCTGCACACTGGCGGGGCGCTGGGGTTCAACTCCGGTGACCACTTCTATGCCGTGGCCGATGGTGCCGTCGACATCGCCGATACGCTGTCGGGCACCATGAGCGGCGTGGACTCGATCTTTTTACTTTCGTCGCTGCCGTTTCTGGTCAGCGATATCGAAGACGCCCGCCAGCTCTACGATATTGCCAAGCCTTATTACGAGGAAGTGTTCGCGGACAACGACCAGGTACTGCTCTACGCCTCACCCTGGCCGCCAAGCGGGATCTGGTCGAAAGACGATATTCAAAGCGCCGACGACCTGCAAAATTTAAAAATCCGCACCTTTGATCGTAGCGGCACCGAGACCTTTAGAAACGTCGGCGCCGCACCGGTGAGTCTCTCCTGGGGTGATGTCGTACCGCAGCTCGCTACCGGCGGTATCAGTGCCGTGCTGACCTCCGCCGAAGCCGGTGCCAATGGCAGCTTCTGGGAGCACCAGAACTACTTCTCCGCCGTTCAGTACGCGATTCCGCTCAACATGGTGCACATGAACAAGGCGGTATTCGACTCCTTTAGCGAAGAGCAGCAGCAGGCCGTGCTCGAAGCCGCCCGCCTGACCGACCAGCACAACTGGGCCGCCGTCGAAACCCGCACCGAAGAGAACTACCAGACGCTGGCGGACAACGATGTCATCGTGAACGACCCGATGGCGCAGGCGCTGACCGACGCTCTGTCCGAGGCCTCTACCAGCGTGGTCGAGAACTGGGTCGAAAGCACGGGTGAGACCGGCGAGACGATTCTCGACGAGTTCCGGAGCCAGCAATGA
- a CDS encoding YkoF family thiamine/hydroxymethylpyrimidine-binding protein: MYLSVQLSYYPLTDDFKPVVKEVVKRLEATGLEVHANRMSTQVFGEFDTVMNALTEVMKWSFETHGKAVFTANFLEGDRRPRE, encoded by the coding sequence ATGTACCTTTCCGTACAGCTAAGCTACTACCCGCTGACCGACGACTTCAAACCCGTGGTCAAGGAGGTGGTCAAGCGCCTGGAAGCCACCGGCCTCGAGGTGCACGCCAACCGCATGAGTACCCAGGTATTCGGTGAGTTCGACACGGTGATGAACGCGCTGACTGAGGTCATGAAGTGGTCCTTCGAGACCCACGGCAAAGCGGTGTTCACCGCCAACTTTCTGGAAGGAGATCGCCGGCCGCGGGAGTAG